Proteins co-encoded in one Papaver somniferum cultivar HN1 chromosome 5, ASM357369v1, whole genome shotgun sequence genomic window:
- the LOC113283338 gene encoding uncharacterized protein LOC113283338: MSKFSGWSWLRYLNFFFLSVSLQLIPGFASDPSSSKDGVKTEGHASSSKNTGVTVLFVFVGLVAAVVLGVFLFKMWQKKKRAEQHARLLRLFEEDDELELELGLRD; encoded by the exons ATGAGTAAATTTTCAGGTTGGAGTTGGTTGCGTTacttaaatttcttcttcttatcaGTTTCTCTTCAACTAATTCCAG GTTTTGCAAGTGACCCATCAAGTTCCAAAGATGGGGTGAAAACAGAGGGTCATGCTTCTTCTAGCAAAAATACAGGCGTCACAGTTCTTTTCGTCTTCGTTGGGTTGGTGGCAGCTGTAGTACTTGGGGTGTTTCTGTTCAAGATGTGGCAAAAGAAAAAGAGAGCAGAACAACATGCCCGTCTTTTAAGGCTGTTTGAAGAGGACGACGAGCTTGAGCTTGAACTAGGGCTTCGGGATTGA
- the LOC113283337 gene encoding pentatricopeptide repeat-containing protein At1g28690, mitochondrial, translating into MKIGRRISPLFCSPLRSNKISSIAASPIQFFSEDRERDPRQNSNFLSSSLQHYIHSDHPTQGQKFHAHFIKTGYRFNTNISIKLLILYIKCGFLTYARLVFDEMPSPTVSSFNSMIAAYVKQNQLEESMSLIKRMAYSDEKPDGYTFSMILKLSTTGTFISTDLAKEVHAQILKPCIETDDILSTALIDSYCKKGEVDYARKVFDKLYERNVVCSTAMITGYMKQGSFVNAEEIFLATVDKDTVVFNAMIEGYSKSIKTAAKSLQVYIEMQRVNFRPTISTFVSVLGACSVLASDEIGEQVQGQLMKTELFSDVKLGSALIDMYSKCGKTEEAQRIFDYMPDKNVFSWTSMIDGFGKNGMADEALDLFKKLRKEKRIRPNYVTILSALSACGHAGFVKQGWEIFSNMERDFMIKPRMEHYSCMVDLLGRAGSLQEALEFIVGMPEKPNSDVWAALLGASTIHGDVELADFAAKELFKISSKERPGAYMALSNTFAAAGKWEGVSEVRKLMKSRGVSKVTGCSWE; encoded by the coding sequence ATGAAAATTGGGAGACGAATTAGTCCCCTTTTTTGTTCTCCTCTTCGTAGCAATAAAATCAGTTCCATTGCAGCTTCGCCAATTCAATTTTTCTCAGAAGATAGGGAACGAGATCCCCGCCAAAACTCAAACTTTCTATCTTCATCTCTTCAACATTACATCCATTCAGATCATCCAACTCAAGGTCAGAAATTCCATGCCCACTTTATTAAAACAGGATACCGATTCAACACCAACATCTCCATCAAACTTCTTATTCTGTATATAAAATGTGGTTTTTTAACTTACGCCCGTCTTGTGTTCGATGAAATGCCTAGCCCAACTGTCTCTTCTTTTAACTCCATGATTGCAGCTTATGTTAAGCAAAACCAGCTTGAGGAATCAATGAGTTTAATAAAAAGAATGGCTTACTCTGATGAAAAACCTGATGGGTATACATTTTCGATGATTTTAAAGTTATCTACAACGGGCACATTTATATCGACGGATTTAGCTAAGGAGGTTCATGCCCAGATACTGAAACCTTGTATTGAGACTGACGATATTCTTTCTACAGCGCTTATTGATTCGTATTGTAAGAAGGGGGAGGTTGATTACGCTAGGAAAGTGTTTGACAAGCTATACGAAAGAAATGTAGTTTGTTCAACGGCTATGATTACAGGGTATATGAAACAAGGATCTTTTGTAAATGCTGAAGAGATCTTTTTGGCGACAGTTGATAAAGATACAGTGGTATTTAATGCCATGATTGAGGGTTACAGTAAATCGATTAAAACTGCTGCAAAATCACTTCAAGTGTATATTGAAATGCAACGGGTGAATTTCCGGCCAACTATATCGACCTTTGTGAGTGTCCTTGGAGCTTGCTCCGTATTAGCTTCAGATGAAATAGGCGAACAAGTTCAGGGTCAACTTATGAAAACTGAATTATTTTCAGACGTGAAATTGGGAAGTGCACTTATAGATATGTATTCGAAATGTGGGAAAACTGAGGAGGCACAGAGAATTTTCGATTATATGCCAGACAAGAATGTTTTCTCTTGGACTTCCATGATCGATGGATTTGGGAAGAATGGTATGGCAGACGAAGCGCTTGATctttttaagaaattgaggaaagaaaaaagaattagACCCAATTATGTTACAATTCTCAGTGCTCTTTCAGCTTGTGGACATGCTGGATTTGTCAAACAAGGATGGGAGATTTTCAGTAACATGGAGAGAGATTTCATGATCAAACCAAGGATGGAGCATTACTCATGTATGGTTGATTTGTTAGGTCGGGCGGGTAGTTTACAAGAGGCATTAGAATTCATAGTGGGAATGCCTGAAAAACCAAACTCTGATGTTTGGGCTGCTCTTCTTGGAGCTTCGACAATACATGGTGATGTGGAATTGGCAGATTTTGCAGCAAAGGAACTTTTCAAAATAAGCAGCAAAGAGCGGCCAGGGGCTTACATGGCTTTGTCTAATACTTTTGCTGCAGCTGGGAAATGGGAGGGAGTAAGTGAAGTGAGGAAGTTGATGAAAAGCAGAGGTGTTTCTAAAGTTACTGGTTGCAGTTGGGAATGA